The genomic interval GCGCGACAGGCTTGCCGCTCGTGATCCATACGCGCGATGCGGACGAGGACTGCGCGCGCATTCTCGAGGAAGAGGCGGCCAACGGATCGTTTCGCGCCGTGCTGCATTGTTACACGGGCGGGCGCGAGCTGGCGATGAAGGCGATTTCGCTGGGTCTTTACATCGGCTTCACGGGCATCTTGACCTTCAAGAAGTCGGAGACTCTGCGCACGCTTGCGGCCGAGCTGCCGGCCGATCGCATTCTGGTGGAGACGGACTCGCCTTACCTTGCGCCGGGCAAATTCCGCGGCAAGCGCAACGAGCCCGCCTATGTGGTTGAGGTCGCCAAGGTGTTGGCGGAAACGCGGGGCGTGTCGCTCGAGGAGGTCTCGCGCCAGACGACCGAGAACTTCTTCCGCCTGTTCTCCAAGGTGGGAGCTTCCGCATGACGCTGACATTGACGATCCTGGGCTGCGGCTCCTCCGCCGGCGTGCCGCGCCCGGCGCTCGGCTGGGGCGCCTGCGACCCCAACAATCCCAAGAACCGCCGCCGTCGCTGCTCGCTACTGGTCGAACAGACCTCCAATCACGGCACCACGCGCATCGTGATCGACACCTCGCCGGACTTGCGCGAGCAGTTGATCTCCACCAATGTCGATCACATCGACGCGGTGTTCTTGACCCACGAGCATGCCGACCAGACCCACGGCATGGACGATCTGCGCTCCGTCGTGCTGCACATGCGCCGGCGCATTCCGACCTATTTCAACCAGTCGACCGCGAAGGATATCATGGCGCGGTTCTCCTATTGCTTCATCTCGCCGGAAGGCAGCGACTATCCGCCGATCCTCGACCGGCATTCGATCGAGGCCGGCCACAGCCAGGCGATCAGGGGCAAGGGCGGGGAAGTGACGATGACAGCCTTCCTGGTGCAGCACGGCAATATCCCCGCGCTCGGCTACCGGATCGGAAACGCCGCGTACACGCCAGATCTCAACGACATCCCGCGCGAAAGCTGGGGGGCGCTGGAAGGCCTCGACGTCTGGATCGTGGACGGCCTGCGTTACACCGGCCACCCCAGCCATTTCAGCATCAATGACGCGCTGTCCTGGATCGAGCGCTTCAAGCCCAAGCGGGCCGTCATCACCAATATGAC from Bradyrhizobium arachidis carries:
- a CDS encoding MBL fold metallo-hydrolase: MTLTLTILGCGSSAGVPRPALGWGACDPNNPKNRRRRCSLLVEQTSNHGTTRIVIDTSPDLREQLISTNVDHIDAVFLTHEHADQTHGMDDLRSVVLHMRRRIPTYFNQSTAKDIMARFSYCFISPEGSDYPPILDRHSIEAGHSQAIRGKGGEVTMTAFLVQHGNIPALGYRIGNAAYTPDLNDIPRESWGALEGLDVWIVDGLRYTGHPSHFSINDALSWIERFKPKRAVITNMTADVDYEVLRQSLPAGVVPAYDDMRIDVSA
- a CDS encoding TatD family hydrolase; protein product: MLVDSHCHLDFPDFSDDLDGIVSRAAAAGVGRMVTISTRVRKLDQLLAIAARYDNVYCSVGTHPHNADEEDGISPDELIALTNHPKVVALGEAGLDYFYDNGSPEAQARGFRAHIAAARATGLPLVIHTRDADEDCARILEEEAANGSFRAVLHCYTGGRELAMKAISLGLYIGFTGILTFKKSETLRTLAAELPADRILVETDSPYLAPGKFRGKRNEPAYVVEVAKVLAETRGVSLEEVSRQTTENFFRLFSKVGASA